One genomic window of Channa argus isolate prfri chromosome 5, Channa argus male v1.0, whole genome shotgun sequence includes the following:
- the setmar gene encoding histone-lysine N-methyltransferase SETMAR, with translation MDVAGEGWHVVDLSNGLESVAVAIESSSTVLTFPEFQYSPENVQGPGCTVDLSEVTLPGCPCLFHSCLTESCCCLQAHGQAYDITGTMLDLNRTDTGYSSPVFECNVLCSCSDSCSNRVVQRGLRLRLEVYRTRNRGWGVRTLEPIKHGTFVCEYAGEVISFDEARHRQLAQKSEENNYIIAVREHAGTGSIIETFVDPDMVGNVGRFLNHSCLPNLFMLPVRVHSMVPRLALFAGRDIDAQEELTFDYSGGYSNQPPAELLSTKSDVAMQASSTNGLQRKVCRCGAKNCSQFLPLDLSVLN, from the exons ATGGACGTAGCGGGCGAAGGTTGGCACGTTGTGGATTTGAGCAATGGCCTGGAGAGTGTTGCTGTTGCGATTGAAAGCAGTTCCACTGTTCTGACATTTCCTGAATTTCAG TATTCTCCAGAAAATGTTCAGGGACCAGGATGCACCGTTGACCTCAGTGAAGTCACCCTTCCTGGATGCCCCTGCCTTTTCCACTCCTGTCTGACtgagagctgctgctgcctgcaggCACATGGACAGGCGTATGACATCACGGGCACAATGCTGGACCTCAATAGAACAGACACTGGTTACAGCTCCCCTGTGTTCGAGTGCAACGTCCTTTGCTCGTGCAGTGACTCTTGCTCCAACCGTGTAGTGCAGAGAGGGTTAAGGCTCAGGTTGGAGGTTTACAGAACCAGGAACAGGGGCTGGGGAGTACGGACATTGGAGCCAATCAAACATGGGACATTTGTGTGCGAGTACGCAGGAGAGGTCATCAGTTTTGATGAGGCCAGACACAGACAGCTTGCTCAGAAATCGGAGGAAAATAATTACATCATTGCCGTAAGGGAGCATGCAGGTACAGGCTCCATCATCGAGACATTTGTGGACCCAGACATGGTAGGAAATGTAGGCCGGTTTCTCAACCACTCCTGTCTGCCCAACCTGTTCATGCTGCCAGTCCGTGTGCACTCAATGGTTCCCAGACTGGCGCTGTTTGCTGGACGGGACATTGATGCACAAGAGGAGCTGACGTTTGACTACTCAGGAGGATACAGTAATCAACCTCCAGCTGAGCTGCTGTCCACAAAAAGTGATGTTGCCATGCAGGCCAGTAGCACAAATGGACTCCAGAGGAAAGTGTGTCGCTGTGGAGCTAAGAACTGCTCACAGTTCCTTCCACTAGATTTATCTGTTcttaactaa